A stretch of the Nothobranchius furzeri strain GRZ-AD chromosome 5, NfurGRZ-RIMD1, whole genome shotgun sequence genome encodes the following:
- the LOC129160915 gene encoding sterile alpha motif domain-containing protein 14-like: MQSVLTNSILVWYSSNSALQEVTKTAEKLLDNTIQKGRAQLSIKTQRHRPSRSRYRDSVSSTEGDDGLDKKGTLDNPVQSTRSPLHLTMRGSSPSPDLLESSRSPAFSFDASLVRHSPEDGGLSLAAPPKGRYKQLTNATCHEALVTPNSSPYKSCPSSDSSPVYMRRNRRPDKEDLGVTLRCSYIRVRKYKSSRLSVGSREPSESPSRCSASFVSFSWFTEGRGSFSSSGTPPCSPKIAPLSPQRP, encoded by the exons ATGCAG AGTGTCCTCACCAACAGCATCctggtgtggtacagcagcaACTCTGCCCTGCAGGAAGTAACCAAAACTGCAGAGAAA CTGCTGGACAACACCATCCAGAAAGGTAGAGCTCAGCTGTCCATCAAAACACAGAGGCACCGCCCTTCACGGTCACGTTACCGTGACAGCGTGAGCTCCACGGAGGGTGACGACGGCTTAGACAAGAAGGGAACACTT GACAATCCAGTTCAGTCTACCCGCTCACCTTTACACCTGACCATGAGAGGCTCCTCCCCCTCTCCTGATTTGCTGGAGTCCTCCCGAAGCCCTGCCTTCTCCTTTGATGCATCGCTG GTACGACACTCTCCAGAGGATGGAGGCCTTTCATTGGCTGCTCCACCAAAGGGTCGGTACAAACAGCTGACCAATGCAACATGTCATGAGGCTTTGGTGACACCAAACAGCTCACCATATAAATCCTGCCCATCCTCCGACAGCTCACCTGTCTACATGAGGAGGAACAGAAGGCCAGACAAGGAAG ATCTGGG GGTGACACTCAGATGTTCCTACATCAGAGTGAGGAAATATAAATCCAGCAGGCTCTCTGTAGGCAGCCG AGAACCGTCTGAGAGTCCATCTCGCTGCTCTGCATCTTTTGTCTCTTTCTCCTGGTTCACTGAAGGTCGAGGATCATTTTCCTCCTCTGGGACTCCTCCATGTTCACCCAAAATAGCACCACTGAGCCCACAGAGGCCCTGA